The sequence below is a genomic window from Sorangiineae bacterium MSr12523.
GGGCACGTTCGGCATCGACATGGCGGGTGCCGATACCACGGTCAAACCGGGCAAGGACTTTTACGCGTTCGCCGGAGGCCGCTGGCAAAAGGATACGCAGATCCCCGCAGATCGCTCGCGGTGGGGCGTGTTCGACCAGCTTCGCGAAGAGTCGGATGCCAATGTGCGCAAGATTCTCGACGAGCAGGTCCAGTCCAAGTCGACCAAAGGCGACAATGCGCAGAAGGTCGCCGACTTTTATGCCGCCTACCTCGACACGGCCGCCATCGATCAAAAGGGATTCGCCCCCGCCAAGGCCGATCTCGAGGCGATCGCCAAGGCGAAGACCCTCGTCGACATCGTGAAGCTGATGGGACGTCCCGATCTGCCCGTCAAGACGCCGATCGACATGGAGGTCATCCTCGACGACAAGAACCCCGATCGTTACGTCGTCGGCGTCAGCCAAGGCGGCCTCGGCTTGCCCGATCGCGAGTTCTATTTGAAGAAGGAAAAGCAGTTCGAGGAAATCCGGACGAAGTACCTTGCGCACGTCACCAAGGTGCTCGCGATGGTTGGCGACAAGCAGGCCGCCGCCAATGCCAAAGCCATTCTCGCGCTGGAGACCCAAATTGCCGAGCGCCACTGGCCGATTGCCGAGCGTCGGGAGCGCGAAAAGACGTACAACCCGCGCACGATTGCCGAGCTGCAAAAGGAAGCACCGCAGTTCCCGTGGAAGGTGTACCTCGACGCGCAAGGCTACGGCAGCGAGCCGTCGGTGATCGTGGCGGAGAACACCGCGGTCGTAAAGCTGGCGCAGCTTTTCCCCACGACGCCGATCCCCACGTGGAAATCCTACCTGACGTACCACTTCTTGCGGTCATCGGCCGACGTGCTGCCGACGCAGCTCGACGACGAGGTGTTCGATTTCACCGGGCGCACCCTGAATGGGCAGCCGCAACAGCGTGAGCGCTGGAAGCGTGGTGTTGGCGCCGTCAATGGCGCTCTCGGTGACGCGGTAGGTGAGCTGTACGTCGCGCGCTTCTTCCAGCCCAAGGCGAAAGCGGAGATGGACCGCCTCGTCGAGAATCTGCGCAAAGGATACGCCGCGCGTATTCAGTCCGTGGATTGGATGACCGCGGAGACGAAGAAGGTCGCGCTCGAGAAGCTGGCAACCTTCCGCCCGAAGATCGGATATCCGGTCAAGTGGAAGAACTACGCGTCACTCCAGGTCGCGGTGGGCGATGCCTTCGGGAACAAGCGTCGCAGCCAGGTATGGCACCATGAATACGAGCGGGCGAAGCTCGGTAAGCCGAGCGATCGCGACGAATGGTTCATGACGCCGCAGACGGTAAACGCTTATTACAATCCGACGTTCAACGAAATCGTCTTTCCGGCGGCAATCCTCCAGCCCCCGTTCTTCGATCCCGAGGCCGATCCGGCGGTCAACTACGGTGGCATCGGCGGCGTCATCGGCCACGAAATGGGCCACGGCTTCGACGATCAGGGCGCCAAGTCGGATGCGAAGGGCGTGCTCCGCACCTGGTGGGGACCGGCCGATATCGAAGCATTCAAAAAGCGCACGGATGCCTTGGCCGAGCAATATTCCATGTTCGAGCCGCTCCCCGGCATCAAGGTCAATGGCCGGCTGACGCTCGGTGAAAACATCGGTGACGTGGGCGGCCTCACCGTCGCGTACCAAGCCTATCAGCTCTCCCTCGAAGGAAAGCCTGCCCCCACGCTCGACGGATACACGGGCGATCAGCGCTTCTTTTTGGGCTGGGCCCAAGTGTGGCGTGCCCTCTATCGCGATCAGGCCCTGCGCAACCAAGTGCTGACCGATCCGCACTCGCCGGCGCTCTATCGGGTCAATGGCGTCGTTCGCAACCTCGACGCCTGGTACAAAGCCTTCGACGTCAAAGCGGACGATCCTCTGTATTTGGCACCGGATAAGCGCGTCAAGATCTGGTGACACCTTCCGACCAGCGGAATGGCAAGAGCCCAGCGCTTTTTTTTGGCGCTGGGTTCTTTTTTGTGAACGGTTTTTCGAGACCGCGATTCGGCGAGTTGCCATGAATCGACGCGCACCGCGACAACGAATTTGCGCGACGGAAGCGGACGGAGAGCGTCTTATCTTCGATGAAGAGAACTATCCTTCTGTGCTTGCTTGGCGGGGTCGCGGTGGCTTGTTCCGATTCCTCGAATCCGACGAATACGAAACAGACGGGCGACCACGTCGACCCCGCGGTGGCCCAAACCGGGCTGACGGTCTCGGGATGGTCCAAACTCGATGCAGCCTTGCGCGCGCGCACATTGTCAGCGGGCCCGGCTGAAAAGCCCGAATCGTCGAAGACGATATCGATCTTCGTCGAATCGAAGGATCCCGAAGCCACGCGGCGAAACGTGGTGGCGGCGGGCGGTACCGTCGGGACTGTGGCGGGCGATGTCATGACCGCACGCGTATCCAAGGAAGCCATCGCGGCCATTGCGAATACTGCCCCCGTGACGAGGCTCGAAGGTGGTGTCCCGCTGCGGCGGAAGCTCGACAAGGCCCTCGCCGCGGTGAAGGCCGATCAAGTGCATGCCGGCGCAAAACCGCTTCCCGGCTTCTTCAAGGGTGCGGGCGTGCTCGTGGGCGTGGTCGACGATGGACTCGAGCCACAGCATGCGGCTTTCAAGAAGGCCAACGGCACGACGCGCGTGCGTGCCATTTGGAATCAGGCGGGCGTGGGCGCGGCGCCGGCGGGATTCTCGTACGGCACCGAGTGTACGGCCGCGCAGATCGACGACAAGACATGCACCTACCAGTCGATCAAAGCGCATGGAACGCACGTGACCGGCATCGCAGCGGGCGGGCCCGTTCCTGGCGCATCGTACGTCGGTGTGGCCCCGGAAGCGGACATCGCCTTCGTGGAGATCGGCAATCCACCAGGTATTTCCGATGACGTCGAGGCGCTGAGCACCAGTATGTGCGACGCCGTTGCGTATCTCTTCAAGCAGGCCGACGCGCTGAAGGAGCCTGCGGTCGTCAACCTCAGCTTGGGCGAACATTCTGGACCGCATGATGGCTCGTCGCTGGGCGACAAGTGCCTCGACAACCTTTCAGGGCCTGGAAAGATCATCGTCGCGGCGGCCGGCAACGAAGGCGGGGGAAGCGTGAACCCGCTGGAGGGTACGCCGGTCGTGGTGCATGCATCGGCGACCGCGTCGTCGAGCCCCATCGTTCTCAAGTTCCTTCCGGGGCACACGGAGGACCCGGAGACGAAAAAGGACATCGTGCAGGTAAGCGCCAATCTTTGGACCGACTCGAACGTGACCCTGTCGGTGCGCGTCGGACTTCAGACCAGCGGTGCGCCCGTGTTCTCCAACCCTGTTACGATTGGAACCCAGTTGCCGGCGACGAAGCTCTCCGCAGCCTCGCTGGAGTTGGGCCCCGTCGCTGGCGCGGGCACGGCCTCGCCGGCGGGGCCGCGTAACATCGCGATCAGCCTGGCCGACGAAAACAAAGACGAGATGGAAGGCCGCGCGATATGGCTTCTCGAGGTCACCGGAAATGGGCATTTCGATGCGTTCATCGATACGACACAACAAGGCGGATTCATTGCCTCGGGCCAGGCGCCCGGTGTGACGGTCGACAGCAACATGACCATTGGCTCGCCCGCATCGGCCGCCAAGGTGCTTGCCGTCGGATCCTTCGTGTCGCGCAATTCGTGGACGTCGAGCGATGGGCAACCGCAATTGCAGAAGGACGGCCCGGATGATGCACTGGTCACGATCGGGGCGTTGAGCACCTTCTCGAGCCATGGTCCCATGCGCAATCCTGCGGCAGCGACGAAGCCGGATATCACCGCACCCGGTGAGGTGCTCGTCGCGGCATTGAATCCTTCCGCACCGGAGGACCCGAAGCAAGTCGTCAAGGCAGGCACCGATGGCTTCGTGGCCATGCAGGGGACGAGCATGGCCTCGCCGATGGCGGCCGGCGTCGTGGCGCTCTTACTTCAACGTGATTCGAAGCTCACCGTCGACGACGTGCGGGGCATTCTCGATCGCACGGCGGTCAAACCCGAGGGCGTCCAGGATCTGCCGAATACGGCATGGGGACGCGGAAAGATCGATGCGCTCGCCGCATTGACGGACAAGCGACTTTCTTCGGCGGACTCCAGTTCCGACTCCGGTGGATGCAGCGTCTCGCCGGCGGGGAACGTCTTCTCTGGCATCGCGGCGCTGACATGCGGCATCGGAGTACTCTTGATGCGCCGGCGACGCCGCGAACCATCGTGAGATCGTCGCGTGCGAATCAGTGAAAGAGAACGAACGTGGGCTCGAAGCCCATTTCGCTGGCCAAGAGCTTCGGCAGCACCTTCCGCGTCTTCGCATCGACGAAGTTCACACCCGCACCCTTGGTGCAGAAGCCAGTGATGCACGTATTGGCCAATGCGACCAGCGTGCCCTTCGCGTTCATATCCACGGCATCCATCCCATCGAACGCGTCGACCAACGAGCCGGTGCGGTCCTGAATGGTGCCATCGGCTTTGACGAGGGCCGAGAAAAGATGCGTCGACGTCGTCGGGGTGCTCGTATGGTAAATGATGAACAGATCGCTGTAAGGTGCACGGAACGACACCGCACCCTGAAAGCCGCTTTGGGCTTCTTTCACGTCGTGCACCGCGAGGCCCTTCGTGTCGATGCGAAAGAGCATGCCCGTGTCCTGCGGCCGCACGCCGATGGCCGTGACCAATAGCAAATTGCGCTTTGCATCGAGCACCATGGGCAGATCGGGCTCGAGGCCGGAATATTTGCCCGCGCCGTCGGCCTTGGGGAGCTCCAGCTCGATCTTCTTTTTCACGGCATTGGAGCGCGTGTCCACCACGGCCAGCGCGCCTTGCTCGGGGCGATGATTCGCCTTCGTGCGGGCCACCTGGGCGAAGAGCACGTTGCCATTGCAATACAACCGGCGCGGCTCCACCGAGCCGCCGGCGCTCTTGAACGAGCCAAGGTCGATGCTCGCCTTCACCTTGCGGGACGGAAGATCGATTTGAACGACCTTGGCCTGCGACTTCTCCGAGACGTAGATCGCGGTGTCGCTGGCAAACTCGAAATCCGCAGGATCGGTGACCGGCAGCGTGATCGTCTGCTCGAGGGCGGCCGTGCTGGCATTCACGACGAGGAGCCGGCCTCCCGAATAGAGGAGATAGAACTTCGCGCCGTGCGTGCGCATGGCCAGCGGCATTTCCTCGGCTGGCGTGGCGATGCTCTTTTTGGAAAAGGTGCTTCCGACGTGGAAGACAGCGAGCTTGCCCAGATCGTCGCCTGCGATGAAGGTCTCGTCGAACCCTTCGAGGCGAAACTCTCCGGCAAGTGCATCATCTTGCGTCGAAACGTCTTCTGCGTCGTCGGACGCAGAACCGCAGGCGGCTGCCGCGAGCGCGAACGCCGCTACCCATGCATGGTAAATCGATTTCACGTGTTCCCTTCGACGCCACTCGCACATTCTTAGCGAGAGCGTCCCTCGGTTTGCGGCGAACTATGCGACATACCGCACTTCGTGCAACGTGAAACTTTGTTTCTCACCCGCGCTGCGCGAGCCAGGCTGAAGAGCCCGCGCTACTGCAACAACGCGAGATCGATGGCATCGGCCATGGCCTGCATACCGGCTGCATTCGGGTGCAAATGGTCCCCGGAATCGTAGCTCGATTGCATGACCGCAGGATCTTGCGGATCGCGAATGGCCGCATCGAAATCGATGATGCCGTCGAAGGCGCCACTGGTGCGGATCCACGCATTGGCCTCTTGGCGGACGAGTTCCCCCGTGTCGCGGTAATAGCCCGCACCTTTGTACGGGAGCATCGTGGCGCCGATGATGCGGACACCCGCTGCATGGGCCTTGGCAATCAATGTGCGGTACCCCTCAATCAACGCGGGCGCGGTGATGGGAGTGCCGTTGGGGCCGGCGTTGTTGCCAATGTCGTTGATGCCCTCCAGGAGAATGATGTCGCGCACGCCAGGGAAGGCCAGGGCATCGTGGTCGAAGCGCGCGAGGGCGCGGATCCCCTGCCGGAGCGTGGGCGAATCCGTGAGGACGCGGTTTCCTCCGATGCCGGAGTTCACCACGGCCATCGGATGATCTCCGGCGAGGCGCCGCGCGAGTGCGTCGGGCCAGCGACGGTTGGCCCCGGTGGGGGTGATGGATCCATCGGTGATCGAATCGCCAAACGCTACGACCGTGCCGCGCGCCTCGAACGGGAGGACGTCCAGTCCCGAGAGGAAGTACCAAGATGTGCGCGTGGTGCCATAGCTGGACGCGCCCTCTTCGGTCGTGTGATCGCCATCGCCGGACACGTAGGCCGTCTGGAAGGCCGACGAGTGAAACGTGGCCGAGCCCGTGGGATCGGGCAGGTACAAACTGACGATGACATTCTGTTCCGTGTCGACCGCCATGGGGATGGGATCGCTGACGACTTCCGCACCGGCAGGAATGGAGACGCTTTCCCGGGCGCGAAATCGCACGGCGCGCAGAGAGCCCGCAACTGCGGCGGCGCCTTGCTCCTGCAAACCAATGCTCACGGCACCGACGGACAACGGAATGGTGCCGCGCAAATTCGAAAGATGAATACGCAGCCCCGCACCACCGGTGCTGGTGTGTGCAACCATCCGAATCGTCTGATGGTTGAACGCCGGGCCGCCCGTGGTCATGCTCGGTCCCCATACGGCCACGCGATGGCCGGCCGACGCCTCGGTGGATGCCGAAACGACACCGGTGTCCAACGTGCAGACAATGGCCAATAGCGCGAGCAGCGATGTTCGTTTCATCGGAATCGTTCTACTCGGCTTTCGCGATGCCTTCGAGCCGAAAACGGCTCAAGCCCGTGTCGCGTCGATGTCGCTCGAAAGCTTGGCGCAAATGCGGCTCACCTAGGGCATCTTCTAACGACGAATTGGCAAATCGACAAAGATGGTGGTCCCGAGCGGCCCATCCGTCGCTGGACGGGAAGAGGGGTGAAGGGCCATGTGAGCCCTCGGACATTACTTACTTGGAATTTTCGGTCAACCCGATATTCCGTAGCGCCGGCCGTGCCTTCGACCGGCGACCTCGAGAATTCGAGCGAGATGCCGCTGCGCCGCCGCGCTGCGGTCTTTTCGCAAGGTCAGTGGTAGGAGTTGATGAATGACGAAGCCCTCGGTCGCCAAGAGTCCGAGAAGCGGGCGTCCCATATCGTCGTCGTACGTCGGTGTTCCGATGCTGTCGAGGAGCCGGCGCAATGCCGCATCGGACAGCGACAGCGTCGAGACATCGGCCATGCGCGGCACGATGTGTTTCCCAATCATGCGAAACGTGGATTCGGGGATGTCGGCGCGATTGAATTGCTCCAAGATCATGCGAATCATCGTCCAATCCGACTTGGCGAGGAAGGCGCCGATGCGGTGCGCGCAGGTGCGGTGCAGTTCGTCGTTGGCGCTTTCGCAGCGCTGCATCCATTCGAGCCACCAAGCGAAGGGCCGATGCGCGAACGGCCTTGCCGCGGTGCGGTCAATCGCGCCGCCCAGTGCGGAGAGTACGCCCTCGGACATGCGGCAATTTT
It includes:
- a CDS encoding S8 family serine peptidase; protein product: MKRTILLCLLGGVAVACSDSSNPTNTKQTGDHVDPAVAQTGLTVSGWSKLDAALRARTLSAGPAEKPESSKTISIFVESKDPEATRRNVVAAGGTVGTVAGDVMTARVSKEAIAAIANTAPVTRLEGGVPLRRKLDKALAAVKADQVHAGAKPLPGFFKGAGVLVGVVDDGLEPQHAAFKKANGTTRVRAIWNQAGVGAAPAGFSYGTECTAAQIDDKTCTYQSIKAHGTHVTGIAAGGPVPGASYVGVAPEADIAFVEIGNPPGISDDVEALSTSMCDAVAYLFKQADALKEPAVVNLSLGEHSGPHDGSSLGDKCLDNLSGPGKIIVAAAGNEGGGSVNPLEGTPVVVHASATASSSPIVLKFLPGHTEDPETKKDIVQVSANLWTDSNVTLSVRVGLQTSGAPVFSNPVTIGTQLPATKLSAASLELGPVAGAGTASPAGPRNIAISLADENKDEMEGRAIWLLEVTGNGHFDAFIDTTQQGGFIASGQAPGVTVDSNMTIGSPASAAKVLAVGSFVSRNSWTSSDGQPQLQKDGPDDALVTIGALSTFSSHGPMRNPAAATKPDITAPGEVLVAALNPSAPEDPKQVVKAGTDGFVAMQGTSMASPMAAGVVALLLQRDSKLTVDDVRGILDRTAVKPEGVQDLPNTAWGRGKIDALAALTDKRLSSADSSSDSGGCSVSPAGNVFSGIAALTCGIGVLLMRRRRREPS
- a CDS encoding M13 family metallopeptidase; this encodes MSRNRLFLCLSALACMASCADPAPPPSTAAAAKPVETPAPTPPPAPPRGKPKLGTFGIDMAGADTTVKPGKDFYAFAGGRWQKDTQIPADRSRWGVFDQLREESDANVRKILDEQVQSKSTKGDNAQKVADFYAAYLDTAAIDQKGFAPAKADLEAIAKAKTLVDIVKLMGRPDLPVKTPIDMEVILDDKNPDRYVVGVSQGGLGLPDREFYLKKEKQFEEIRTKYLAHVTKVLAMVGDKQAAANAKAILALETQIAERHWPIAERREREKTYNPRTIAELQKEAPQFPWKVYLDAQGYGSEPSVIVAENTAVVKLAQLFPTTPIPTWKSYLTYHFLRSSADVLPTQLDDEVFDFTGRTLNGQPQQRERWKRGVGAVNGALGDAVGELYVARFFQPKAKAEMDRLVENLRKGYAARIQSVDWMTAETKKVALEKLATFRPKIGYPVKWKNYASLQVAVGDAFGNKRRSQVWHHEYERAKLGKPSDRDEWFMTPQTVNAYYNPTFNEIVFPAAILQPPFFDPEADPAVNYGGIGGVIGHEMGHGFDDQGAKSDAKGVLRTWWGPADIEAFKKRTDALAEQYSMFEPLPGIKVNGRLTLGENIGDVGGLTVAYQAYQLSLEGKPAPTLDGYTGDQRFFLGWAQVWRALYRDQALRNQVLTDPHSPALYRVNGVVRNLDAWYKAFDVKADDPLYLAPDKRVKIW
- a CDS encoding SGNH/GDSL hydrolase family protein, with the translated sequence MKRTSLLALLAIVCTLDTGVVSASTEASAGHRVAVWGPSMTTGGPAFNHQTIRMVAHTSTGGAGLRIHLSNLRGTIPLSVGAVSIGLQEQGAAAVAGSLRAVRFRARESVSIPAGAEVVSDPIPMAVDTEQNVIVSLYLPDPTGSATFHSSAFQTAYVSGDGDHTTEEGASSYGTTRTSWYFLSGLDVLPFEARGTVVAFGDSITDGSITPTGANRRWPDALARRLAGDHPMAVVNSGIGGNRVLTDSPTLRQGIRALARFDHDALAFPGVRDIILLEGINDIGNNAGPNGTPITAPALIEGYRTLIAKAHAAGVRIIGATMLPYKGAGYYRDTGELVRQEANAWIRTSGAFDGIIDFDAAIRDPQDPAVMQSSYDSGDHLHPNAAGMQAMADAIDLALLQ